The Rhodocytophaga rosea genome has a segment encoding these proteins:
- a CDS encoding YeeE/YedE family protein: protein MNEFLNLLKQPWPWYVAGPLIGLIVPLLLIIGKKSFGISSSLRHICAACLPAKIPFFQYEWKKEAWNLFFVGGIFLGGILAATILASPEPIQVHPALQAELAQYGITQYDSQVPAQLFNWENLLTWKGFIMIVVGGFMIGFGTRYAGGCTSGHAIMGISTLQWPSLVATCCFMLGGIIMANYILPLILSL, encoded by the coding sequence ATGAACGAATTCCTGAACCTGCTGAAACAACCCTGGCCATGGTATGTGGCTGGTCCTTTAATCGGACTTATTGTACCGCTGTTGCTGATTATCGGTAAAAAATCTTTTGGTATTTCTTCCTCACTCCGCCATATATGTGCCGCTTGCCTGCCGGCAAAAATTCCTTTTTTTCAATACGAATGGAAAAAAGAAGCCTGGAACCTGTTTTTTGTTGGTGGTATCTTTCTGGGAGGTATTCTGGCGGCAACTATATTGGCTTCCCCTGAGCCTATCCAGGTTCATCCGGCCCTGCAAGCTGAACTTGCGCAATATGGCATTACTCAATACGATTCCCAGGTGCCTGCACAATTGTTTAACTGGGAAAACCTGCTCACCTGGAAAGGCTTTATAATGATTGTGGTGGGTGGTTTTATGATCGGATTTGGTACCCGTTATGCCGGAGGTTGTACTTCTGGCCATGCCATTATGGGTATTTCTACCTTGCAATGGCCTTCGCTGGTGGCAACCTGCTGTTTTATGCTGGGCGGTATTATCATGGCCAATTATATTCTTCCCCTCATCTTAAGCTTATAA
- a CDS encoding rhodanese-like domain-containing protein gives MNMFSWFKTNKKYQDLNANDFQKQLSEDENAHLLDVRTNDEFASGHISGAENLNISDAAFSRKLALLDKNKSYYVYCRSGGRSGQACSVMADLGFTKVYNLNRGILGWNGQLIRS, from the coding sequence ATGAATATGTTTTCATGGTTTAAAACGAATAAAAAGTACCAGGACCTGAATGCCAATGACTTTCAGAAACAGCTCTCCGAGGATGAAAATGCCCACCTTCTGGATGTACGTACAAATGATGAATTCGCCAGCGGCCATATTTCCGGGGCAGAAAATCTGAATATTTCGGATGCTGCTTTCAGTAGAAAACTGGCCCTCCTTGATAAAAATAAGTCATATTATGTGTACTGCCGCAGTGGAGGCAGGAGTGGGCAAGCCTGTTCGGTAATGGCAGATCTGGGATTTACTAAGGTATACAACTTAAACCGGGGTATTCTGGGATGGAATGGTCAGTTGATACGGTCCTGA
- a CDS encoding MBL fold metallo-hydrolase, protein MKVEQIYTGCLAHGAYYIESAGEAVIIDPLREVGPYLEKANKDGAQIRYVLETHFHADFVSGHLDLAAKTGATIVYGPTAKPGFDAHIAADGEVLTLGKVSIQILHTPGHTMESATYLLIDENGKAHAIFTGDTLFLGDVGRPDLAQKAAQLTQEELAGLLYDSLRNKIMTLPDEVIVYPGHGAGSACGKHMSKDTVDTLGHQKQTNYALRADMNKDEFIREVTNGLLPPPTYFPENAKLNKEGYESIDNVLKQGLQALSPEEFETIANATGALVLDTRTAQVFAKDFIPNSINIGIEGSFAPWVGALIPGVNHPLLIVAEEGREQEIITRLARVGYDHTKGFLKGGIEAWKKAGKETDTIPSVAAQELAEMYRKESPRVFDVRKEDEFQAGHIHNAVNTPLDYLNEHLAEIPKDETVYLHCAGGYRSMIAASILKARGWEKVVDIEGGFKAISETDIPRTDLTRPAAIHG, encoded by the coding sequence ATGAAAGTAGAACAAATTTATACAGGCTGCCTGGCACACGGTGCCTATTACATTGAATCTGCCGGGGAAGCCGTCATTATTGACCCTTTGCGGGAAGTAGGGCCTTACCTGGAAAAAGCAAACAAAGATGGAGCACAGATCAGATATGTATTGGAAACCCATTTTCATGCAGATTTTGTATCCGGCCACCTGGATCTGGCTGCTAAAACTGGTGCCACTATTGTATACGGACCTACCGCTAAACCTGGCTTTGATGCCCATATCGCTGCCGATGGGGAAGTGTTAACCCTGGGAAAGGTTTCCATACAAATCCTGCATACACCGGGACATACCATGGAATCTGCTACTTACCTGCTTATAGACGAAAATGGGAAAGCGCATGCGATTTTCACCGGAGATACCTTGTTTCTGGGAGATGTAGGCCGTCCGGATCTGGCTCAAAAAGCAGCACAACTCACCCAGGAAGAACTGGCCGGATTGCTCTATGATTCTTTGCGGAACAAAATCATGACTTTGCCAGACGAAGTGATCGTTTACCCTGGACATGGCGCTGGTTCGGCTTGTGGCAAACATATGTCTAAAGATACGGTAGATACGCTGGGGCATCAGAAACAAACCAATTATGCCTTACGTGCTGACATGAACAAAGATGAATTTATCAGGGAAGTAACCAATGGCTTGTTGCCTCCGCCTACCTATTTTCCAGAGAATGCAAAACTGAATAAAGAAGGATACGAGAGTATAGATAATGTGCTTAAACAAGGCTTACAGGCACTTTCTCCGGAAGAATTTGAAACGATAGCTAATGCAACCGGAGCCCTTGTACTCGATACCAGAACCGCACAGGTATTTGCCAAAGATTTTATACCCAATTCCATTAATATCGGCATAGAGGGCAGTTTTGCTCCCTGGGTGGGTGCACTTATTCCTGGTGTGAATCATCCCCTGTTAATTGTTGCAGAAGAAGGCCGGGAACAGGAAATAATTACAAGGCTGGCAAGAGTAGGCTATGATCATACCAAAGGGTTTTTGAAAGGAGGGATAGAAGCCTGGAAAAAAGCTGGCAAAGAAACCGATACGATTCCTTCTGTTGCCGCCCAGGAACTTGCAGAAATGTATAGAAAGGAGTCTCCCAGGGTATTTGATGTGCGTAAAGAAGATGAGTTTCAGGCCGGACATATACACAATGCTGTCAACACACCGCTGGATTATCTGAATGAGCATTTGGCAGAAATTCCGAAAGATGAAACCGTATACCTGCATTGTGCCGGTGGCTATCGCTCTATGATCGCAGCCTCTATTCTGAAGGCCAGAGGATGGGAAAAGGTGGTAGACATTGAGGGTGGTTTTAAGGCCATTTCTGAAACGGATATTCCCAGAACTGATCTTACCCGTCCGGCAGCCATACACGGATAA
- a CDS encoding sulfite exporter TauE/SafE family protein: MEIIGYVASACIGISLGLIGSGGSILTVPVLVYLFHVEPTLATAYSLFIVGSTALVGGIQSSLQHRVDLRTALVFSIPSFIAVFITRRFLVPYIPHELFSIGSLLVTKDIAIMVFFAFIMMVVAIGMIRSQRETPSSGQDMAYNYPLIVLEGFVVGILTGLVGAGGGFLIIPALVLLSHLPMKKAVGTSLLIIAAKSLIGFLGDIGSGQHIDFVFLISISIIAITGLFVGSFLSKFIHGHSLKTAFGWFVLVMGVYIVLRETVFLP; the protein is encoded by the coding sequence ATGGAGATCATTGGTTATGTGGCTTCTGCTTGTATTGGCATTTCTCTGGGATTAATCGGGAGTGGCGGCTCTATACTTACCGTACCGGTTCTGGTATATCTGTTTCATGTGGAGCCTACCCTGGCAACGGCGTACTCTCTGTTTATAGTGGGTAGTACGGCACTCGTAGGCGGCATACAGAGTAGTTTGCAGCATAGAGTAGACTTGCGTACAGCCCTTGTTTTTTCTATCCCTTCATTTATTGCCGTTTTTATCACACGCCGGTTTCTGGTGCCCTATATCCCGCATGAATTATTTTCGATCGGAAGCCTATTGGTTACAAAAGATATAGCCATTATGGTATTTTTTGCCTTCATTATGATGGTAGTGGCTATAGGCATGATCCGCAGCCAGAGGGAAACCCCATCAAGCGGACAGGATATGGCATACAATTACCCATTAATCGTTCTGGAAGGCTTTGTGGTAGGCATTCTTACAGGCCTGGTAGGAGCCGGAGGCGGCTTTCTGATCATCCCGGCTCTGGTGCTACTATCACATTTGCCAATGAAAAAAGCGGTTGGTACTTCGCTGCTTATTATAGCTGCCAAATCCCTGATTGGCTTTCTGGGCGATATCGGTTCTGGTCAGCATATAGATTTTGTCTTTCTCATCAGTATTTCTATAATAGCTATAACCGGCCTGTTTGTAGGGAGTTTCCTGTCTAAATTTATTCATGGCCATTCCCTGAAAACCGCTTTCGGATGGTTTGTGCTGGTAATGGGTGTGTATATTGTGTTGAGAGAAACCGTTTTTCTGCCCTAG
- a CDS encoding Crp/Fnr family transcriptional regulator, protein MNPFTLNELKSAVPLSQLFPQFDQVLMEELLRVGHIMEFKEGELLMRTGQYFKYSLLILEGTVKLYREGQEGEEFFLYYLEKGNACALSMICATKNEMSEIKATAITPVKALAIPLQHMDYLMKNFRNWYYFVLETYRSRFEELLQVIDQVAFHSMDEKLEFYLKRQFQAFNSDTLTITHQQIADDLNSSREVISRLLKKLETGKRITVSRFAIKNINL, encoded by the coding sequence ATGAACCCATTTACATTGAATGAACTAAAATCTGCTGTACCGCTTTCCCAGCTTTTTCCTCAATTCGATCAGGTATTAATGGAAGAATTGCTCAGGGTAGGGCATATTATGGAATTTAAGGAAGGAGAACTGCTGATGCGGACCGGGCAGTACTTTAAATATTCCTTGCTGATTCTGGAAGGAACCGTAAAATTATACCGGGAAGGGCAGGAGGGAGAAGAGTTTTTTCTCTATTACCTGGAAAAAGGAAATGCATGCGCCTTATCTATGATCTGTGCCACAAAAAATGAAATGAGTGAAATAAAAGCAACTGCCATTACTCCGGTAAAGGCACTGGCCATTCCTTTGCAGCATATGGATTATTTAATGAAGAACTTCCGCAACTGGTATTATTTTGTTCTGGAAACCTACCGTTCCCGTTTTGAAGAACTATTGCAGGTGATTGACCAGGTGGCCTTCCATAGTATGGACGAAAAGCTGGAGTTCTACCTGAAGAGGCAATTTCAGGCTTTCAACAGCGATACCCTGACTATAACCCACCAGCAGATAGCCGACGATTTGAATTCTTCCAGGGAAGTGATTTCCAGACTGCTTAAAAAGCTGGAAACCGGAAAAAGAATTACAGTATCCAGGTTTGCCATAAAAAATATCAATTTATAA
- a CDS encoding YdeI/OmpD-associated family protein has translation MTTSEPIRFTAELSLLDGPMFTHAIRIPPDIGELFRTAKGAIRVLCSIGRKDEFPCALNPRGDEYIIIVSKALIRQHKLAGLQNFEVSIRTDPDNGLLLPEEFQEVLDQDEWGKRLFEALLPGHKRGYIYYVRSAKSVDTRIKRAFEIVEKLKTTKR, from the coding sequence ATGACTACAAGTGAACCCATACGTTTTACGGCTGAATTATCCTTGCTGGACGGACCTATGTTTACCCATGCCATCCGCATTCCACCAGATATAGGCGAATTATTCAGAACGGCAAAAGGGGCTATCCGGGTATTATGTTCCATTGGAAGAAAGGATGAATTTCCGTGTGCGCTTAATCCCAGGGGCGACGAATATATTATTATTGTAAGTAAGGCCTTGATCAGACAACACAAACTGGCTGGCTTGCAAAATTTTGAGGTTTCTATCCGTACAGATCCTGATAACGGTTTACTTCTGCCGGAGGAATTCCAGGAGGTACTCGACCAGGATGAGTGGGGCAAGCGCCTCTTTGAAGCCCTGCTGCCAGGACATAAACGGGGATATATTTATTATGTACGCAGTGCCAAAAGTGTGGATACCAGAATCAAAAGGGCGTTCGAAATAGTTGAAAAGCTAAAGACGACAAAAAGATAA
- a CDS encoding inorganic diphosphatase, producing MKHPWHQVNIGRYAPEIVRGIIEIPQGSKAKYELDKESGLLTLDRVLFSSVNYPANYGFIPQTYGEDHDPLDILILSQIDIVPLCIVEAKVIGVMRMLDSGEADDKIIAVAAQDMSVNYIEDIAGLPPHFVHELKNFFEDYKKLENKEVIVEEFFGKAIAQQIILDGIALYKKEFGHKAL from the coding sequence ATCAAACACCCCTGGCATCAGGTAAATATTGGCAGGTATGCACCGGAAATTGTAAGGGGCATTATTGAAATACCCCAAGGCTCCAAAGCAAAATACGAACTGGATAAAGAGAGTGGATTGCTAACGCTTGACAGGGTTTTATTCTCCTCGGTAAATTATCCGGCTAATTATGGATTTATTCCACAAACTTATGGGGAAGATCATGATCCTTTGGATATTCTTATTCTTTCACAGATAGATATTGTACCGCTTTGTATTGTGGAAGCTAAAGTGATTGGAGTAATGCGCATGCTCGATTCCGGGGAAGCCGATGATAAGATCATAGCGGTAGCAGCCCAGGACATGAGTGTAAATTATATCGAGGATATCGCCGGACTGCCTCCTCATTTTGTACACGAACTGAAGAATTTTTTTGAAGATTATAAGAAACTGGAAAACAAGGAAGTAATCGTAGAGGAGTTTTTCGGAAAAGCCATTGCACAACAAATTATTTTAGATGGCATAGCTCTTTATAAAAAGGAGTTTGGCCATAAAGCTCTGTAA
- a CDS encoding RNA recognition motif domain-containing protein, whose protein sequence is MDIHIDNISGSMLESDLKELFAGFGEISSVKIIKDHYTNTSKGFAFITMPNENEALEAISKLNNYKVGHRVLSVSRAKARTTYRLI, encoded by the coding sequence ATGGATATTCATATTGATAATATAAGTGGTTCGATGCTGGAATCTGACCTGAAAGAGTTATTCGCTGGTTTTGGGGAAATAAGTTCTGTTAAAATTATAAAAGACCATTATACAAATACGTCCAAAGGGTTTGCTTTTATTACCATGCCCAATGAAAATGAGGCCTTAGAAGCTATTTCAAAATTAAACAATTACAAAGTAGGCCACCGGGTGCTGAGTGTAAGCAGGGCTAAAGCCAGAACCACTTACAGGCTTATTTAA
- a CDS encoding transglutaminase family protein: MHVAIHHHTRYQYDRPVLHSTHFLRLKPAAHSRTPIEAYSLTIKPEKYQIHWQQDPFGNFIARIDFEEFMQELSIDVDIVADISQINPFDFFLDDYAQYFPFDYEPQLKKDLAPYLEITEQSPALLQWLDAIDRSGRGIIDFLVMLNEKIFKDIRYTVRMEPGVQTSEETLQYAIGSCRDSAWLLVQVLRHLGLAARFVSGYLVQLASGSSSGSVSSSLSEDFTALHAWAEVYIPGAGWIGLDATSGLMAGEGHIPLACTPSPESAAPITGTAEKSETILTYRNTVERL, from the coding sequence ATGCATGTAGCCATCCATCACCATACCAGATATCAGTACGACCGTCCGGTTCTCCACTCTACCCATTTCCTTCGCCTAAAACCAGCTGCTCATAGCCGTACTCCTATTGAGGCATATTCGCTCACCATCAAACCTGAGAAATACCAGATTCACTGGCAACAAGACCCTTTTGGCAATTTTATAGCACGCATCGACTTTGAAGAATTTATGCAGGAATTGTCTATTGATGTAGACATCGTAGCAGATATCAGCCAGATCAACCCTTTCGACTTTTTTCTGGATGATTATGCCCAGTACTTTCCTTTCGACTATGAACCCCAGCTCAAAAAAGACCTGGCTCCCTACCTGGAAATTACAGAACAAAGCCCAGCTTTGTTGCAATGGCTCGATGCAATAGACCGCTCCGGACGAGGAATTATTGATTTTCTGGTGATGCTCAATGAAAAAATATTCAAAGACATACGCTATACGGTACGCATGGAGCCAGGTGTGCAAACCAGTGAAGAAACCTTACAGTATGCCATAGGTTCGTGCCGGGATTCTGCCTGGTTGCTGGTGCAGGTGCTCCGGCATCTGGGATTGGCGGCCCGCTTCGTTTCAGGCTACCTGGTACAATTAGCTTCCGGTTCATCCTCAGGTAGTGTATCCTCCAGTTTGTCAGAAGATTTTACGGCACTGCATGCCTGGGCAGAAGTATATATTCCTGGCGCCGGCTGGATTGGGCTGGATGCTACCTCTGGCTTGATGGCCGGCGAAGGACATATCCCACTGGCTTGTACACCCAGTCCGGAAAGTGCAGCTCCCATTACCGGCACTGCTGAAAAATCCGAAACTATTTTAACCTACCGCAATACAGTAGAACGTCTGTAA
- a CDS encoding sterol desaturase family protein, with the protein MIDPIVYATPVFAVLIIAEIILSIKHEEHLYETKDFKNSLYLAFGASVITSLTKIAVLGIFFFLYESFKGIRLQLLGYESLGWAWWVWILAFFADDFSFYWYHRMSHSIRFLWAAHVVHHSSKYFNLGSGIRNGWTTMFYKPLFWLWMPLLGFHPIMVATAISINSIYQFFLHSKKVPHLGFIEYIFNTPKLHQVHHSSDMQYLDKNHGGILIIWDKLFGTFEREPDTNTLTFGLPKGPDTYNPFKVVFYEYNNIWHDMRKVPSWKTKLKYMFYSPGWSHDGSTKTAKQIQAGLKKQNQRANTYSA; encoded by the coding sequence ATGATTGATCCAATAGTATATGCTACCCCCGTTTTTGCTGTGCTCATTATTGCAGAGATCATTCTTAGTATCAAACACGAAGAACATTTGTATGAAACCAAAGATTTTAAAAATAGTTTATATCTGGCTTTTGGTGCAAGTGTAATTACTTCACTTACCAAAATTGCTGTTCTTGGAATTTTCTTTTTTCTGTACGAAAGCTTTAAGGGAATCAGGCTTCAGTTATTGGGGTATGAATCACTGGGATGGGCCTGGTGGGTATGGATACTCGCTTTTTTTGCTGATGATTTTAGTTTTTACTGGTATCACCGCATGAGCCATAGCATCCGTTTTTTGTGGGCAGCCCATGTAGTACATCACTCATCAAAGTATTTTAACCTGGGTAGCGGTATCCGCAATGGCTGGACTACTATGTTTTACAAGCCGCTATTCTGGTTATGGATGCCCTTGCTGGGCTTTCACCCCATTATGGTGGCTACTGCTATCTCTATCAACTCTATCTATCAGTTCTTTTTGCATAGCAAAAAAGTGCCTCACCTGGGCTTTATTGAATATATATTTAACACGCCTAAACTTCATCAGGTACACCATTCAAGCGATATGCAATACCTGGACAAAAACCATGGAGGTATTCTTATTATATGGGACAAGCTGTTTGGTACCTTCGAAAGAGAACCTGATACCAATACCCTGACCTTTGGTCTGCCAAAAGGCCCGGATACATATAATCCATTTAAGGTGGTATTTTATGAGTATAATAACATCTGGCATGATATGAGAAAAGTGCCTTCCTGGAAAACAAAGCTTAAATATATGTTTTATTCCCCAGGTTGGAGTCATGACGGTTCCACAAAAACCGCAAAACAGATTCAGGCTGGACTAAAGAAACAAAATCAGAGGGCGAATACCTACAGCGCATGA
- a CDS encoding SAM-dependent methyltransferase, translated as MASQQDLDFTYTTIDKIFRLSVGETGDYSGAMYNGDFSLSLEEAQQQKHKFIADSLHIGKDSKVLDMACGWGPFLTYIKKRGAHGLGVTLSQGQAAACRQNGLKVDVMDCRKIRPAHYGQFDAVSCIGGMEHFCSVEEWQQGKQDEIYANFFNNISDLLPVGGRYYAQTMVFGKNMIDFKDISLKADKNSDSYALALMVAQFPGSWLPYGPEQVIRNAAPHFKLISQSSGRLDYIQTIGEWRKRFRKFNLEKYKLYASLVPKFIANPAFRDLIAVFRTSPNRVCFQRETMEHYRFVFEKI; from the coding sequence ATGGCAAGTCAGCAGGACCTTGATTTTACCTATACCACCATTGATAAAATATTCCGGCTCAGTGTAGGTGAAACCGGCGATTACAGTGGTGCAATGTACAATGGAGATTTTTCTCTTTCTCTGGAAGAAGCCCAGCAGCAAAAACACAAATTTATTGCTGATAGCCTTCATATCGGAAAGGACAGCAAAGTGCTGGATATGGCCTGCGGCTGGGGGCCATTTCTTACCTATATTAAAAAAAGGGGCGCCCATGGGCTGGGTGTTACCTTATCACAAGGTCAGGCAGCGGCTTGCCGGCAGAATGGATTGAAAGTAGATGTAATGGATTGCCGTAAGATACGTCCGGCGCATTACGGGCAGTTTGATGCAGTGAGTTGTATTGGGGGCATGGAACATTTTTGTTCGGTAGAAGAATGGCAACAGGGAAAACAGGATGAAATCTATGCAAATTTTTTCAACAATATCTCTGACCTGCTTCCGGTTGGTGGAAGGTATTATGCCCAGACGATGGTATTTGGTAAAAATATGATTGATTTTAAAGACATCAGTCTGAAAGCCGACAAGAATTCCGATTCATATGCCCTGGCTTTAATGGTTGCCCAATTCCCCGGTTCCTGGTTGCCCTATGGGCCAGAACAGGTGATCAGAAATGCGGCTCCGCATTTTAAACTGATTTCACAAAGCAGCGGCCGCCTGGATTATATTCAAACAATTGGCGAATGGAGAAAACGTTTCCGCAAATTTAACCTGGAGAAATACAAGCTGTATGCATCGCTGGTACCTAAGTTTATCGCCAATCCTGCTTTCCGTGATCTGATTGCTGTATTCCGGACCAGCCCTAACCGGGTTTGTTTTCAAAGAGAAACCATGGAGCATTACCGGTTTGTATTTGAAAAAATCTAA
- a CDS encoding fatty acid desaturase family protein: MSKVSFTNKQSLFFKVLKEKVDLHFSANKLDTSGSWKLLVKSLFQVFSALTLYIILVFFTPHPLIALVLCLLLGMNLAIIGFNIMHEGGHQSFSKHKWLNSTSAYFLNVLGGNAYFWKIKHNINHHTYTNIEGMDSDIDVKPFMRLHEHQPRHSFHRFQHLYFIVLYGISYIVWIFYHDFEKYFTGKIAAHDTAPRGLDRKEHWIFWITKTLYIGLYLVLPIIMVGFIQALIGFLIITSVCGLFISVVFQLAHIVEGTHFPQPSQQTNKIEQEWAIHQVNTTANFATQNKVICWMLGGLNFQVEHHLFPKVSHIHYPQINRLVKETCLEFGITYLEYSTVFKAFQSHILHIKRLGNA; encoded by the coding sequence ATGTCAAAAGTCAGTTTCACCAATAAGCAGAGTTTGTTTTTTAAAGTATTAAAAGAAAAAGTAGACCTCCATTTTTCTGCCAATAAGCTGGATACCTCCGGTAGCTGGAAATTGCTTGTCAAAAGCCTATTCCAGGTATTTTCTGCCCTTACGCTGTATATTATTTTAGTTTTCTTTACGCCTCATCCGCTTATTGCCCTGGTACTATGCTTATTGCTGGGCATGAATCTGGCCATTATAGGATTTAATATCATGCATGAAGGAGGCCATCAGAGTTTTTCAAAGCATAAATGGCTCAACAGCACCTCGGCCTATTTTCTGAATGTGCTGGGCGGAAATGCCTATTTCTGGAAAATCAAACATAATATCAACCACCATACGTATACCAATATTGAAGGGATGGACTCTGATATTGATGTAAAACCCTTTATGCGGCTGCATGAACATCAGCCCAGACATTCGTTTCACCGCTTCCAGCACTTGTATTTTATCGTATTGTATGGCATTTCGTATATCGTCTGGATATTTTACCATGACTTTGAAAAATACTTTACTGGCAAAATTGCTGCCCATGACACAGCTCCCAGGGGTCTTGACCGGAAGGAACATTGGATATTCTGGATTACCAAAACTTTGTATATAGGACTGTATCTGGTTCTGCCTATTATAATGGTAGGATTTATTCAGGCACTTATAGGTTTTCTAATCATTACTTCAGTATGCGGATTGTTTATCAGTGTTGTATTCCAGCTAGCACATATTGTAGAAGGTACTCATTTTCCTCAGCCCAGCCAGCAAACGAATAAAATAGAGCAGGAGTGGGCGATACATCAGGTAAATACCACGGCTAATTTTGCCACTCAAAATAAAGTGATCTGCTGGATGCTGGGAGGCCTTAATTTTCAGGTAGAACACCACTTGTTTCCTAAGGTAAGTCATATTCATTATCCGCAGATTAACCGCCTGGTTAAAGAAACATGCCTCGAATTTGGTATTACCTACCTCGAATATAGCACGGTGTTCAAGGCATTTCAGTCACATATACTGCATATTAAAAGGCTTGGCAATGCCTGA
- a CDS encoding fatty acid desaturase family protein translates to MPPKIKFINTNNSTFFATTRKRVEAYFTENGISRHANRAMWMKTIFFLSGYCFLYGLIISNLFGPWVMLLLAILLGTFAAFIGFNISHDAIHGSFSASKKVNALLSHTFYLLGANPYVWSISHNIVHHTYTNIAGHDEDIEVAPGLIRLDKDEKVNKVQRFQHLYAFLLYGLASLSWVLRKDFKKFFQKKIGQHETNGHPPIEYFNLFFYKFFYYFMFIVLPMLVLDLSWWQVAIGFVVMHLVEGLVIGLVFQLAHVVEATHFPLPNEDGNVEEAWAVHQMLTTANFSGKSGLAHFLCGGLNMQIEHHLFPKICHIHYKELSKIVRETAIECNVPYLENTTFFTALQSHYRLLRLMGKQAYQEQTAVKVLV, encoded by the coding sequence ATGCCACCAAAAATTAAATTTATTAACACCAATAATTCGACCTTTTTTGCGACTACCCGGAAACGGGTGGAAGCCTATTTTACAGAGAATGGAATTTCCAGGCATGCCAACCGGGCTATGTGGATGAAAACCATATTCTTTCTAAGCGGATACTGCTTCTTGTACGGCCTGATTATTTCCAACCTGTTTGGACCCTGGGTAATGCTCCTGCTGGCTATACTTCTGGGGACATTTGCTGCCTTTATCGGGTTTAATATTTCTCACGATGCTATTCATGGTTCTTTTTCTGCCAGCAAAAAAGTAAATGCCCTGTTAAGCCATACTTTTTATCTGCTGGGTGCTAATCCCTATGTATGGAGTATTTCGCACAATATTGTGCATCATACCTATACCAATATTGCCGGCCATGATGAAGACATAGAAGTGGCTCCAGGGTTGATCCGCCTGGATAAAGATGAGAAAGTAAATAAAGTACAACGCTTTCAGCACCTGTATGCCTTTTTGCTCTATGGACTGGCTTCTCTCTCCTGGGTGCTGCGAAAGGACTTTAAAAAGTTTTTCCAGAAAAAAATAGGACAACATGAAACCAACGGGCATCCGCCTATTGAATATTTTAACCTGTTTTTCTATAAGTTTTTCTATTATTTTATGTTTATCGTGCTGCCCATGCTTGTGCTTGACCTTAGCTGGTGGCAGGTAGCTATCGGATTTGTTGTAATGCACCTGGTGGAAGGCCTGGTAATAGGACTGGTTTTTCAACTGGCACATGTGGTGGAAGCCACTCATTTTCCGCTCCCTAATGAGGATGGCAATGTAGAAGAGGCCTGGGCCGTGCACCAGATGCTGACTACCGCTAATTTTTCGGGCAAAAGTGGGCTGGCTCATTTCTTATGTGGCGGCCTGAATATGCAGATCGAACATCATCTGTTTCCAAAAATTTGTCATATTCATTACAAAGAACTGTCTAAAATTGTGCGGGAAACCGCTATCGAGTGTAATGTGCCATACCTGGAAAATACTACCTTCTTTACAGCGCTGCAATCGCATTACCGGTTGTTAAGACTAATGGGCAAACAAGCTTACCAGGAACAAACGGCTGTGAAAGTATTAGTATAG
- a CDS encoding cold-shock protein → MQKGTVKFFNQTKGFGFIQTEGTNQDIFVHVSGLIDEIRENDQVTFQVEEGRKGPNAVNVELA, encoded by the coding sequence ATGCAAAAAGGAACAGTAAAATTTTTTAATCAGACCAAAGGTTTCGGATTTATTCAAACAGAAGGTACAAATCAGGACATCTTTGTTCATGTTAGCGGCTTAATTGATGAGATCAGGGAAAATGACCAAGTCACTTTTCAGGTGGAAGAAGGCAGAAAAGGCCCTAATGCAGTAAATGTAGAATTAGCTTAA